A region from the Schistocerca serialis cubense isolate TAMUIC-IGC-003099 chromosome 1, iqSchSeri2.2, whole genome shotgun sequence genome encodes:
- the LOC126457926 gene encoding zinc finger MYM-type protein 1-like encodes MVVIPNADGTAFPPPQTDRILLNPWQPEESYNFKNDIDSTKRTFQPDRLSLYPWLVYSKAVKGALCNFCVLFSPHITHGSHHGTFISRPFTNFEKFHECAKMHMNSEWHKDAIEKSNNSISVVTNKTKILADKSMDIAGTEQLSLSARYFDHATNVVREVFLGFTPLARLDVKHISNTISTLSAWGLNLDKMVGQGYDGCSTLAGKIGRVQKIIAEKYRKARFYRCASHRLNLVVNDLNTLPEVRNAIGTIKEGISFFRGSTQRKVLVGNLQKLCETRSSEKHKPRRKFNDKFLEIVEAFAILHKEGDRETGQKVWQLYCTLTSPTFILTLKVIAKYSAKLEPVTNILQSVNINLLEVSEHIQRIVKMLLDDRENAEAEFEMIMKSAESNYSALEIDVTVQSLQERFSDDNKASFEIFCLHPKVMKSQSNLDVKRIIENIKRFYGDLLDNFTEEAWTWISMWKRNKVTEGDIAQLSLTDLQDKAKFMPAVASASKIAFSLLATTCSAERSFRVIEEGYTV; translated from the exons ATGGTTGTGAtacctaatgcagatggaacagcATTTCCTCCTCCACAGACAGACAG GATTTTATTGAATCCATGGCAACCTGAAGAAAGTTATAATTTTAAGAATGACATAGACAGTACAAAAAGAACATTTCAACCAGACCGGCTGTCATTATATCCATGGCTGGTATATTCTAAAGCAGTTAAAGGTGCCCTCTGCAACTTTTGTGTGCTTTTCAGCCCACACATAACGCATGGTAGTCATCATGGTACATTCATAAGCCGCCCATTCACAAATTTCGAAAAGTTCCATGAATGTGCAAAAATGCATATGAATTCCGAGTGGCATAAAGATGCAATAGAAAAGTCAAATAATTCCATTAGTGTTGTGACAAACAAAACTAAAA TTTTGGCAGACAAATCAATGGATATTGCAGGCACAGAACAACTTTCTCTTTCTGCACGTTATTTTGACCATGCAACTAATGTTGTCAGAGAAGTCTTCCTTGGATTTACACCATTAGCAAGGTTAGATGTAAAACATATCTCCAACACAATATCTACTTTATCTGCTTGGGGTTTAAATCTAGATAAAATGGTAGGACAAGGCTATGATGGGTGCAGTACACTGGCCGGTAAAATTGGCAGAGTACAGAAGATAATTGCTGAGAAATATCGCAAGGCTCGCTTCTATCGTTGTGCTAGCCATAGACTTAATTTAGTTGTGAATGATTTGAACACCTTACCAGAGGTTAGAAATGCCATTGGTACTATCAAAGAAGGAATTTCTTTTTTCCGAGGGAGCACGCAAAGGAAAGTCCTAGTTGGGAACCTTCAAAAACTGTGTGAGACACGCTCGTCTGAGAAGCATAAGCCTAGAAGGAAATTTAATGATAAGTTTTTAGAAATTGTTGAAGCATTTGCAATTTTACATAAAGAAGGAGATCGTGAAACTGGTCAGAAAGTCTGGCAACTTTACTGCACACTTACTTCTCCAACATTTATTCTTACATTAAAAGTCATAGCAAAATATTCAGCCAAACTAGAACCTGTCACCAATATCCTACAATCAGTAAACATTAACTTGTTAGAAGTTTCAGAACACATTCAacgaattgtaaaaatgttattggATGACAGAGAAAATGCGGAAGCCgaatttgaaatgataatgaaaagtgCTGAAAGCAACTATAGTGCACTTGAAATAGATGTCACTG TCCAGTCCTTGCAAGAACGGTTTTCAGACGATAACAAGGCATCTTTTGAGATTTTCTGCTTGCACCCAAAGGTAATGAAATCCCAAAGCAACCTAGATGTGAAAAGGATAATTGAAAATATCAAAAGATTTTATGGCGATCTTTTAGATAATTTCACTGAAGAAGCATGGACATGGATCAGTATGTGGAAACGCAATAAAGTAACTGAAGGAGATATTGCTCAATTAAGCCTGACTGATCTACAGGACAAAGCCAAATTCATGCCCGCCGTAGCTTCAGCTTCAAAGATAGCCTTTAGCTTACTGGCAACCACCTGCTCTGCGGAAAGATCGTTCAG AGTAATTGAAGAGGGTTACACTGTATGA